The proteins below are encoded in one region of Mangifera indica cultivar Alphonso chromosome 7, CATAS_Mindica_2.1, whole genome shotgun sequence:
- the LOC123221524 gene encoding uncharacterized protein LOC123221524, with product MEGRVEALENEMTEVRQKMSEVDKRLEELNRDIGTKMNENKVRMEGLEGSVEVMKAYLRDLKEAMIGRDGGDKGKASVGAGPSLSQTPTQQNTVPIDREPSPFHNPSIGERPAPPSARMEEVGNDEEATEDDRNNNNYRGGTRRDIQFRRLDLPLFDGEKTLEWLEKIERYFDVNGIAERERLAAVGVCMEGAAFHWFRWRRRRQPFIDWRDFRSATLKRFRPDDERSAQEELFSIRLIDSVKEYRCRFELLSAEIEELSDNTLIVIFLNGLTEELREEVRLFRPTTLEETMERAQEIERKNAVIEEKASNRPGKLYSKTHHPLTRYTFPSNPNPTSTISYPVHHPNSRPNASNNPNLSYTSTTQPTRPVANPPMNSSLSTNHPTLSLRPFSQNKTESIFPYTNATSKAKAPIQSMASTSNQRREYNSRRLSDAEYRSKIEKGLCFRCDEKYTPGHRCRFRQLRVMVSCEDESEKDDEEGTEEEATEERELEASLNSSSTVGIDSPKTMKFAGTVRGKQVLVLLDSGATHNFISDRMVSELQIPIKPAKFTVLLGDNRKVSGIGRCKDVELMVQGVRIVQDFLPFKLGGVDMILGIDWLSRLGEVKSNWGKQTMRFEWEGQKVELKGDVSLSKLESSVSTLLKIISNGGHGFCLKSGEEADTCEAEINEILPTLVPLLNEFEDLFRDPHGLPPERERDHAIRLIEGAQPPNLRPYRYPHFQKNEIERMVKEMLMAGIIRSSVSPYSSPVLLVRKKDGGWRFCVDYRALNRITIPDKFPIPTIDELLDELAGAVIFSKLDLRSGYHQIKVKESDVEKTAFRTHDGHYEFLVMPFGLSNAPATFQGLMNDIFRPYLRKFVLVFFDDILVYSKGLNDHCQHLREVFAVLRNHQLVVNRKKCQFGRDKMSYLGHVVSREGVEADPKKISDMQNWPAPRDLRDLRGFLGLTGYYRRFVRGYGKIAEPLTNLLKKNSFRWSDEAQVAFEALKKAMVTVPVLTMPDFTKEFIVETDASGSGLGAVLMQSERPVAFLSKALSPRNKGKSVYERELMAIVMAFQKWRHYLLGRHFQVRTDQRSLKFLTEQKIVGHEQQKWLVKMLGFDFDIVYRPGCENKAADALSRKPGSDGEFKVISIQIPVGVNVIQEEALKDDKLRQIIQDLLIGSNSHGGYCLKNGSLMYQGRMVVSRGSRLVPIFLAEFHSSPMGGHSGFLRTYKRISTVLYWEGMKSDIKQFVAECEVCQRTKYEALSPAGLLQPLPIPSRIWEDVSMDFITGLPKVKGFDTILVVVDRLTKYGHFMAVRHPYTARDIASIFIREIVRLHGFPRTIVSDRDRVFMSNFWSEMFKASGTTLKFSSAYHPHTDGQTEVVNRGLETYLRCFCFEQQRTWPNWLQWAEYWFNTTFNASTGMTPFKGVYGRDPPPLLRLVDEPSKIDDVDAMIKQRNEILDRLKRNLHAAQERMKKIADKSRRELEFSVGDQVFLKLQPYRFRSLATKPNEKLSPRFYGPFQIEERIGSVAYKLKLPETAKIHPVFHVSQLKRRVGPSVLSQPLPYCLNEEGELEVQPEEVLNFRYSQQGDLELLIKWHNLPDHENSWELYKNLIQTFPHLYLEDKVPLDGRGNVRARVYVKKMRRNKNINLNTQAVKMLNNSSNGSTGGKGVDSTSGSISEMLQIAEHDKKPAGDSNSEITQSATNQQEKRDMQKKEGATVILADELANQDWKSNSEEKEKIKSLESMWGGETIFSEKGED from the coding sequence ATGGAGGGCCGAGTAGAAGCATTAGAGAATGAGATGACAGAAGTTAGACAGAAGATGTCCGAGGTGGATAAGCGATTGGAAGAACTGAACAGAGACATAGGAACGAAAATGAACGAAAATAAGGTTAGGATGGAAGGATTGGAAGGTAGCGTGGAGGTCATGAAAGCATATCTCCGGGACTTGAAGGAAGCTATGATTGGGAGAGATGGAGGCGACAAAGGGAAGGCTTCTGTAGGAGCCGGACCTTCTTTATCTCAGACGCCCACTCAGCAAAACACAGTGCCCATTGACAGGGAACCATCTCCTTTCCATAACCCATCCATTGGAGAGAGACCAGCACCTCCGTCGGCAAGAATGGAGGAAGTGGGGAATGATGAAGAGGCCACAGAAGATGACAGAAACAACAATAATTATCGGGGAGGGACCAGAAGGGATATCCAGTTTCGACGGCTGGATTTGCCCTTGTTCGACGGGGAGAAAACCTTGGAATGGCTAGAAAAGATTGAACGTTACTTCGATGTGAACGGAATAGCAGAGCGGGAAAGACTTGCAGCAGTAGGAGTGTGTATGGAGGGAGCAGCCTTTCACTGGTTCCGATGGAGAAGACGCAGGCAACCATTTATCGATTGGAGAGATTTTCGAAGCGCGACACTTAAGCGCTTTCGACCGGATGACGAACGATCAGCCCAAGAGGAGCTATTTTCCATTCGTCTGATCGATTCAGTTAAAGAATATAGGTGTCGATTTGAATTATTATCAGCAGAGATAGAGGAATTATCGGATAACACTTTGATAGTAATTTTCTTAAATGGGCTGACAGAAGAGCTTAGGGAGGAGGTCCGTTTGTTCCGACCGACGACGTTGGAAGAGACCATGGAAAGAGCACAGGaaatagaaaggaaaaatgCAGTGATTGAAGAGAAGGCAAGTAATCGACCTGGAAAACTCTACTCAAAAACTCATCACCCATTGACCCGTTACACATTTCCCTCGAACCCAAACCCAACATCTACCATAAGTTACCCAGTTCATCATCCAAACTCACGGCCCAATGCTTCCAATAACCCCAACTTATCTTATACATCCACTACCCAGCCCACTCGTCCTGTAGCTAACCCACCCATGAATTCAAGTCTTAGTACAAACCATCCCACACTAAGCCTTCGTCCATTCAGCCAAAACAAAACAGAGAGCATCTTTCCCTACACTAACGCAACATCAAAGGCCAAAGCTCCAATCCAATCGATGGCTTCAACCTCTAATCAGCGTCGTGAATACAACTCACGTCGGTTGTCAGATGCGGAGTATCGATCCAAGATAGAAAAAGGGCTATGTTTCAGATGTGATGAAAAATACACACCAGGGCACCGGTGTCGATTCAGGCAACTTCGAGTAATGGTATCCTGTGAAGATGAGTCcgaaaaagatgatgaagagggGACAGAAGAAGAAGCAACGGAAGAGAGAGAGTTAGAAGCAAGCTTAAACTCTAGCTCTACAGTGGGAATTGACTCtccaaaaacaatgaaattcgCTGGAACTGTGAGGGGAAAACAGGTGCTGGTGTTATTGGACAGTGGTGCGACACACAACTTTATTTCAGATAGAATGGTGTCTGAATTACAAATCCCTATTAAGCCTGCAAAATTCACAGTGTTGTTAGGAGATAACAGAAAAGTGTCCGGGATTGGGAGGTGCAAGGATGTTGAGTTGATGGTTCAGGGAGTCCGAATAGTTCAagattttcttcctttcaaattgGGAGGAGTGGACATGATACTCGGAATTGATTGGCTCAGTCGTCTCGGAGAGGTGAAATCAAATTGGGGTAAGCAAACCATGCGATTCGAATGGGAGGGACAAAAAGTGGAATTGAAGGGGGATGTTTCGTTGTCTAAATTGGAGTCTTCTGTAAGTACGctgttgaaaattatttcaaatgggGGTCATGGGTTTTGCCTAAAATCAGGAGAAGAAGCTGATACGTGTGAGGCTGAAATTAATGAAATCCTTCCTACCTTAGTACCTTTGCTAAATGAATTTGAAGACTTATTCAGGGATCCCCACGGACTGCCTCCAGAAAGGGAAAGGGACCATGCCATTCGCTTAATAGAAGGAGCGCAGCCGCCGAACTTGAGACCATACCGCTATCCACATTTTCAGAAGAACGAGATCGAAAGAATGGTGAAAGAGATGTTAATGGCGGGAATAATACGATCTAGCGTAAGCCCTTACTCAAGCCCCGTGTTACTGGTAAGGAAAAAAGATGGAGGATGGAGGTTTTGCGTGGATTATAGAGCGCTGAATCGGATAACCATACCTGATAAATTCCCGATTCCGACGATAGATGAACTTCTTGATGAGCTAGCAGGAGCTGTGATTTTTAGTAAATTAGACCTTCGATCGGGGTACCACCAAATAAAAGTGAAAGAGTCGGATGTAGAGAAAACGGCTTTTCGTACGCACGATGGCCACTACGAATTTCTTGTGATGCCTTTCGGGTTATCGAATGCACCAGCAACATTTCAAGGCTTGATGAATGATATATTTCGTCCTTATCTTCGAAAATTTGTATTGGTTTTTTTTGATGACATTCTAGTCTATAGTAAAGGACTCAACGATCACTGCCAACATCTCAGAGAGGTATTTGCTGTGTTAAGAAATCATCAGCTTGTAGTTAACAGAAAGAAATGTCAGTTTGGCAGGGACAAAATGAGTTACTTAGGCCACGTGGTGTCACGAGAAGGAGTTGAAGCTGACCCTAAAAAAATTAGCGATATGCAAAATTGGCCAGCACCCCGTGACTTGCGGGATTTGAGAGGTTTTTTGGGATTAACCGGATATTACAGAAGGTTTGTTCGTGGATATGGAAAAATTGCCGAACctttaactaatttattaaagaaaaattctttcaGGTGGAGCGATGAAGCACAGGTAGCTTTCGAAGCCCTTAAGAAAGCCATGGTGACGGTACCGGTGTTAACAATGCCTGACTTCACTAAGGAGTTCATTGTTGAAACTGATGCATCCGGGTCAGGGCTAGGAGCAGTTCTTATGCAGTCCGAAAGACCAGTTGCATTTTTGAGCAAGGCGTTGTCACCCCGAAACAAAGGAAAATCAGTTTATGAACGTGAACTAATGGCGATTGTTATGGCTTTTCAAAAGTGGCGTCATTATTTGTTAGGACGACATTTCCAGGTGAGAACTGACCAAAGAAGTCTCAAGTTCTTGACTGAACAGAAAATCGTGGGGCATGAGCAGCAGAAATGGCTAGTAAAAATGCTTGGATTTGACTTCGACATCGTTTATAGGCCAGGGTGCGAAAACAAAGCAGCGGATGCTCTATCAAGGAAACCAGGAAGTGATGGGGAATTCAAAGTTATTTCTATTCAGATTCCTGTTGGTGTGAACGTCATACAGGAGGAAGCACTCAAAGATGACAAGCTACGACAGATTATTCAAGATTTGTTGATAGGCTCTAATTCACATGGAGGTTATTGTTTGAAGAATGGGAGCTTGATGTACCAAGGCAGAATGGTAGTGTCACGTGGGTCCAGGTTGGTTCCAATTTTCTTAGCTGAATTTCACTCTTCTCCTATGGGAGGGCATTCTGGTTTCCTTAGAACATACAAAAGGATATCTACAGTACTCTATTGGGAGGGAATGAAGAGCGATATCAAACAATTTGTAGCCGAATGTGAAGTATGTCAGCGAACCAAGTATGAGGCTCTTTCCCCTGCTGGACTTCTTCAGCCTCTTCCCATTCCTTCAAGAATTTGGGAAGACGTGTCTATGGATTTCATAACGGGGCTACCGAAGGTGAAAGGGTTTGACACTATACTTGTAGTggttgatagattaaccaaaTACGGACATTTCATGGCTGTACGCCACCCTTACACAGCAAGAGATATCGCTAGTATCTTTATTAGGGAAATTGTTCGGCTTCATGGGTTTCCCCGCACTATCGTTTCAGATCGTGATCGAGTTTTTATGAGTAATTTCTGGTCTGAAATGTTTAAAGCGTCAGGAACAACACTTAAATTTAGCTCGGCCTACCACCCTCACACCGACGGACAAACTGAGGTAGTAAACCGGGGTCTCGAGACTTATCTTAGATGTTTCTGTTTTGAGCAACAGCGCACATGGCCGAATTGGTTACAATGGGCTGAATATTGGTTCAACACCACGTTTAACGCTTCGACAGGTATGACACCATTTAAAGGAGTTTACGGCAGGGATCCCCCACCACTTCTGAGGTTGGTAGATGAGCCTTCGAAAATAGATGATGTTGATGCAATGATTAAACAGCGGAATGAAATCTTGGACAGACTAAAGAGGAACCTGCATGCTGCccaagaaagaatgaaaaaaatagcaGACAAGAGCAGAAGAGAATTAGAATTTTCAGTGGGTGATCAAGTCTTTTTGAAGCTACAGCCGTATAGGTTTCGATCTTTAGCTACGAAACCGAACGAAAAATTGAGTCCTCGCTTCTATGGACCCTTTCAGATTGAAGAAAGAATTGGGTCAGTTGCTTACAAATTAAAACTTCCGGAGACAGCAAAAATTCATCCTGTCTTTCACGTATCACAGCTGAAGAGGAGAGTAGGACCGTCAGTGCTAAGTCAACCCCTTCCATACTGCTTAAATGAAGAAGGCGAGCTGGAGGTCCAACCTGAAGAAGTCTTGAATTTCAGATATTCACAACAAGGGGATTTGGAGCTACTCATTAAATGGCACAACCTACCAGACCATGAGAATTCATGGGAATTGTACAAGAACTTAATACAGACCTTTCCGCACTTataccttgaggacaaggtgcctttGGATGGGCGGGGTAATGTTAGAGCTCGGGTATAcgtaaagaaaatgagaagaaacaaGAACATCAATCTAAATACACAGGCTGTGAAAATGCTAAATAACTCTAGCAATGGAAGTACAGGTGGCAAAGGTGTGGATTCAACAAGTGGCAGCATTtcagaaatgttacaaatagcAGAGCATGATAAAAAGCCTGCAGGTGACAGCAATTCAGAAATAACACAATCTGCAACAAATCAGCAAGAAAAGAGGGATATGCAGAAAAAAGAGGGAGCCACGGTTATACTGGCTGATGAGCTGGCGAATCAGGACTGGAAAAGCAACAGTGAGGAGAAGGAAAAGATAAAGAGCCTGGAGAGTATGTGGGGAGGGGAGACGATTTTTTCAGAGAAGGGAGAAGATTGA
- the LOC123220768 gene encoding protein SULFUR DEFICIENCY-INDUCED 1-like, whose amino-acid sequence MKMSSQKREQPYRVIHKLPPGDSPYVRAKHLQLVDKDPEAAIALFWKAINVGDRVDSALKDMAVVLKQQERAEEAIEAIKSFRVLCSKQAQESLDNVLIDLYKKCGRINEQIELLKQKLRMIYQGEGFNGKPTKTARSHGKKFQVTVKQETSRILGNLGWAYMQQGNYMAAEVVYREAQLIDPDANKACNLCQCLIKQTQYAEAQLVIEDLLQGKLSGSADPKSTDRVRELLLEIEKLQSGPSSLTTTILNLEDAFLEGLHLMDRQTKHRSRRLPIFEEISSFRDQLAC is encoded by the exons atGAAAATGAGCAGCCAGAAGAGAGAACAGCCTTATCGTGTCATTCACAAACTTCCTCCTGGCGATAGCCCTTACGTTCGCGCCAAGCATCTCCAG CTGGTTGATAAGGACCCAGAAGCGGCTATAGCTTTGTTTTGGAAGGCGATAAATGTAGGAGATAGAGTAGATAGTGCACTTAAAGACATGGCAGTAGTTCTTAAACAGCAAGAGAGAGCAGAAGAAGCTATTGAAGCTATAAAGTCCTTCAGGGTTCTCTGCTCAAAGCAAGCCCAAGAATCACTAGACAATGTCCTCATTGATTTGTACAAG AAATGTGGTAGAATCAATGAACAGATAGAACTATTAAAACAGAAGCTTCGAATGATTTACCAAGGAGAGGGCTTCAATGGAAAGCCTACTAAGACAGCACGCTCTCATGGAAAGAAGTTCCAGGTCACCGTCAAGCAAGAGACCTCCAGGATACTG GGAAACTTGGGTTGGGCATACATGCAACAAGGAAATTACATGGCAGCAGAAGTCGTATATCGTGAAGCTCAGCTAATCGACCCTGATGCCAACAAAGCCTGCAATTTATGCCAGTGTCTTATCAAGCAAACACAATATGCCGAGGCTCAGTTAGTTATTGAAGATTTATTACAAGGTAAATTATCAGGGTCAGCTGATCCCAAGTCTACTGACCGTGTCAGGGAGCTCTTGCTAGAGATAGAGAAGTTGCAATCTGGACCTTCATCTTTAACTACAACAATACTTAACTTAGAAGATGCATTTTTGGAGGGCCTCCATCTGATGGACCGTCAGACCAAACATAGATCAAGAAGGCTTCCCATCTTTGAAGAGATCTCTTCTTTTAGAGATCAATTAGCTTGTTGA